In a genomic window of Octadecabacter temperatus:
- the uvrB gene encoding excinuclease ABC subunit UvrB has product MPYAQTDKSEAEQFLANPAPDVKTREKLEGGRALKLVTEFDPAGDQPTAIKELCEGINAGERDQVLLGATGTGKTFTMAKMIEETQRPAIILAPNKTLAAQLYGEFKGFFPEAAVEYFVSFYDYYQPEAYVARSDTFIEKESQINEQIDRMRHSATRALLERDDVIIVASVSCIYGIGSVETYGAMTQDLHVGENYDQRGIMADLIAQAYKRNDQAFQRGTFRVRGDTLEVWPAHLDDRAWKLSFFGEELENITEFDPLTGEKTDTFEKVRIYANSHYVTPKPTMKQAIVGIKKELRQRLDQLVGEGKLLEAQRLEQRCNFDLEMLEATGVCNGIENYSRYLTGRAPGEPPPTLFEFIPDNAIVFADESHVSVPQIGGMYKGDFRRKMTLAEHGFRLPSCMDNRPLKFEEWDAMRPQSVFVSATPASWEMEQTGGVFTEQIIRPTGLLDPMIEIRPVDTQVDDVMDEIRKVNALGMRTLVTTLTKRMAEDLTEYLHENGIKVRYMHSDIDTIERIEILRDLRLGAFDVLIGINLLREGLDIPECGLVAILDADKEGFLRSETSLIQTIGRAARNAEGRVIMYADRITGSMERAMGETDRRRAKQIAYNEEHGITPQTVKKNVEDILAGLYKGDVDMNRVTATIDAPAGANLQAVLEGLRTDMRKAAENLEFEEAARLRDEVKRLETVDLVVSDDPLARQYQVDKAVADSKKSAGRSQAGRPGQRGGIKPRKKRGG; this is encoded by the coding sequence ATGCCTTACGCCCAGACCGATAAATCCGAAGCCGAACAATTCCTCGCCAACCCAGCGCCGGACGTGAAAACCCGTGAAAAACTGGAAGGTGGGCGCGCGCTTAAGCTGGTGACCGAATTTGATCCTGCCGGTGACCAGCCAACCGCCATCAAAGAGCTGTGTGAAGGTATCAACGCGGGCGAGCGCGACCAAGTTTTGCTTGGGGCGACGGGGACCGGTAAAACCTTCACGATGGCCAAAATGATTGAGGAAACGCAGCGCCCTGCGATTATTCTCGCGCCAAACAAAACCCTAGCCGCCCAGCTTTACGGCGAATTCAAAGGCTTCTTTCCAGAGGCCGCGGTCGAATACTTCGTGTCGTTCTATGATTACTACCAACCCGAAGCCTACGTTGCGCGGTCTGACACGTTCATCGAAAAAGAATCCCAGATCAACGAACAGATCGACCGGATGCGCCACTCGGCCACCCGTGCGCTGTTGGAACGCGATGACGTGATCATCGTGGCGTCCGTGTCGTGCATTTACGGCATCGGATCCGTGGAAACCTACGGTGCGATGACCCAAGATTTGCACGTTGGCGAAAACTACGATCAACGCGGCATCATGGCGGACCTGATCGCGCAAGCCTACAAACGTAACGACCAAGCATTCCAACGCGGCACGTTCCGCGTGCGTGGCGATACGCTGGAAGTCTGGCCTGCCCACCTTGATGATCGTGCATGGAAACTCAGCTTCTTTGGCGAAGAGCTTGAGAACATCACCGAGTTTGACCCCCTCACAGGTGAAAAAACCGACACCTTCGAAAAGGTCCGCATCTACGCGAATTCCCACTACGTCACGCCGAAACCTACGATGAAACAGGCCATCGTCGGTATCAAAAAAGAACTGCGCCAGCGGTTGGATCAACTGGTTGGTGAGGGGAAGTTGCTCGAAGCGCAACGCCTTGAGCAGCGCTGCAATTTCGACCTTGAGATGCTTGAAGCCACAGGCGTGTGCAACGGTATCGAAAACTATTCCCGCTACCTGACGGGCCGCGCCCCCGGTGAGCCGCCCCCCACCCTGTTCGAGTTCATCCCCGACAACGCGATCGTATTCGCCGATGAATCCCACGTCTCGGTGCCGCAAATCGGCGGCATGTATAAGGGTGACTTCCGCCGCAAGATGACACTGGCTGAACACGGTTTTCGCCTGCCGTCTTGTATGGATAACCGCCCGCTGAAGTTTGAGGAATGGGACGCCATGCGCCCGCAGTCTGTGTTCGTATCTGCGACTCCAGCATCGTGGGAAATGGAGCAGACGGGTGGTGTGTTCACCGAACAAATCATCCGACCAACTGGCCTCCTCGACCCCATGATCGAAATCCGCCCCGTGGACACCCAAGTCGATGATGTCATGGATGAAATCCGCAAGGTAAATGCCTTGGGAATGCGCACCTTGGTCACCACATTGACCAAACGGATGGCCGAAGATCTGACCGAATATCTGCACGAGAACGGCATCAAAGTGCGCTACATGCACTCTGACATCGACACGATTGAACGCATCGAAATCCTGCGCGATCTACGGCTCGGGGCGTTTGATGTGCTGATCGGGATCAACCTGTTGCGTGAAGGTTTGGACATTCCCGAATGTGGGCTGGTCGCCATTTTGGATGCCGACAAAGAAGGCTTCTTGCGGTCCGAAACTTCCCTGATCCAAACCATCGGCCGCGCCGCGCGCAACGCCGAAGGCCGCGTTATCATGTACGCGGATCGCATCACCGGCAGCATGGAACGCGCGATGGGGGAAACCGACCGCCGCCGTGCCAAACAGATCGCCTATAACGAAGAGCATGGCATTACCCCGCAGACAGTGAAGAAAAACGTCGAGGATATTCTGGCCGGCCTCTACAAAGGCGACGTCGACATGAACCGCGTCACAGCCACAATCGACGCCCCAGCAGGCGCGAACCTGCAAGCCGTATTGGAAGGCCTGCGCACCGATATGCGCAAGGCGGCTGAGAACCTTGAGTTTGAAGAAGCCGCAAGACTGCGCGACGAGGTGAAACGATTAGAAACCGTCGACTTGGTCGTCTCCGACGACCCACTCGCGCGCCAGTACCAAGTGGATAAAGCTGTGGCAGACAGCAAGAAAAGCGCGGGTCGCTCACAGGCCGGCAGACCCGGCCAACGCGGTGGGATCAAGCCGAGGAAGAAGAGGGGCGGGTAG
- a CDS encoding right-handed parallel beta-helix repeat-containing protein, which translates to MNKVITDGLVLMPTPFADGLDVWSSGDGTPGSDTYEQSGNGAFVPADQHFDGCLEFIKTDSVAKLRYMGETSVQPGCYLRVTARVKCVSGALPDVRIAGWAGQAGGSHLSGVVETGSSVSLTGYGDVVEISAIIGTGARTGVDMVWADADYGHIGLDFTGANGGVVRVDDIEIEDITGAFLRDMLGIVDVRDYGALGDGVTDDSAAFEAADNDADGREVLITAGTYFLGDSVTFVNQVRFEGTVTMAEEHRLIFQKNFDYPTYVDAFGDEELAFKKAFQALLNFSDHESLDLGGRRISLTAPIDMQAAVNNRTQFETRRVIHNGQFQAIAGPAWDDDAVLAQATYNAADPKELSNVADIGSIQVGSLVTGNGVGREVYVREVDVAASTITLSQELFDAEGTQEFTFTRFKYLLDFSGFTKHSDLILDRVELRCNGECSAVMLAPLGVLFQMHDCQFIRPKDRGITSIGGGCQGMIIDRCNFESDESPTPSHLRVSQCFNTNANDVKIRNCRASHFRHFGVIHGGQAIIANNHFFNGDEEADGVRVAGLVLTTPNCASTISGNYIDNCFIEWTNEHDAEPDVPGYSFGALSITGNVFLSIDGQPSTRWIVVKPYGTGMFINGLNVQGNIFRTYNGSIERVETVDTTYAGLDYSRMRDIVFEGNSFHGVDQTTRNPHLEVHTESSVDATWVVDTEKNLPFGGPARHIDTLVPINAIKNGSNSAVFVQPYAVPEQGADEDEFHIIWPEPVKGEIRYSVRMDDPS; encoded by the coding sequence ATGAACAAGGTAATTACCGACGGGCTTGTCCTGATGCCGACACCGTTTGCAGATGGTTTGGATGTTTGGTCAAGCGGGGACGGGACCCCAGGATCAGACACCTACGAACAATCAGGGAATGGGGCGTTTGTTCCTGCTGATCAACATTTTGACGGATGCCTTGAATTTATCAAAACCGATAGCGTGGCAAAGCTGCGCTACATGGGCGAGACCAGCGTTCAGCCGGGATGCTATCTGCGTGTAACTGCGCGGGTGAAGTGTGTTTCTGGTGCCTTGCCTGACGTGCGCATCGCGGGTTGGGCGGGACAAGCCGGTGGCAGCCACTTGAGCGGTGTTGTCGAAACGGGATCATCGGTTTCGCTGACGGGTTACGGCGACGTCGTTGAGATTTCAGCGATCATCGGAACTGGCGCGCGAACCGGCGTTGATATGGTCTGGGCAGACGCGGATTACGGACACATCGGGCTGGACTTTACGGGTGCGAACGGCGGCGTTGTGCGTGTCGATGATATTGAAATTGAGGATATCACAGGCGCGTTTTTGCGCGATATGCTTGGGATCGTGGATGTACGTGACTACGGCGCATTGGGCGATGGTGTGACGGACGACTCCGCTGCGTTTGAAGCGGCAGACAATGATGCCGATGGGCGCGAAGTTCTGATCACAGCGGGGACCTATTTTCTAGGAGATTCAGTTACCTTCGTTAATCAGGTGCGTTTTGAAGGCACGGTTACAATGGCCGAAGAGCATCGATTGATTTTCCAGAAGAACTTTGACTACCCCACTTATGTGGACGCTTTTGGCGATGAAGAGTTGGCGTTTAAAAAGGCGTTTCAGGCGCTGTTGAACTTTTCTGATCATGAATCACTGGATTTGGGCGGGCGGCGTATTTCGCTGACCGCGCCGATTGATATGCAGGCGGCAGTCAACAACCGTACGCAATTTGAAACGCGCCGCGTTATCCATAATGGGCAATTTCAGGCGATCGCTGGACCGGCATGGGATGATGACGCCGTTCTTGCGCAGGCGACCTATAACGCGGCAGATCCCAAAGAACTAAGCAATGTTGCCGACATTGGCAGCATTCAAGTTGGGTCATTGGTGACGGGCAACGGTGTGGGCCGTGAGGTTTATGTGCGTGAGGTCGATGTCGCGGCGTCCACGATCACGCTCAGCCAAGAGCTGTTTGACGCAGAAGGCACGCAGGAATTCACCTTCACGCGGTTCAAGTATCTGCTTGATTTCAGCGGATTCACAAAGCACTCCGATTTGATTTTGGACAGGGTTGAGTTGCGTTGTAATGGCGAATGTAGCGCAGTGATGTTGGCACCTTTGGGTGTCTTGTTTCAAATGCATGATTGTCAGTTCATCCGTCCGAAAGACCGCGGAATTACGTCGATTGGTGGGGGCTGTCAGGGCATGATCATTGACCGCTGCAATTTTGAATCCGATGAGTCTCCGACCCCCTCACATCTACGCGTATCGCAATGCTTCAATACCAATGCCAACGACGTAAAAATCCGCAACTGTCGCGCATCGCATTTCCGGCATTTCGGGGTAATTCATGGTGGCCAGGCGATTATTGCCAACAATCACTTTTTCAATGGGGACGAAGAAGCCGACGGCGTACGCGTTGCGGGGCTTGTCCTCACGACGCCAAATTGCGCGTCTACGATTTCCGGAAACTACATTGATAACTGTTTCATCGAGTGGACGAACGAGCATGACGCCGAACCGGATGTGCCGGGCTATTCATTTGGCGCGCTGTCGATTACAGGCAACGTTTTTCTTAGCATTGATGGTCAACCATCGACCCGTTGGATCGTGGTAAAGCCCTATGGAACGGGCATGTTCATTAACGGGCTAAACGTCCAAGGGAATATTTTCCGAACGTACAACGGCAGCATTGAACGGGTCGAAACGGTCGATACCACCTATGCTGGCCTCGATTACTCACGCATGCGCGACATCGTTTTTGAAGGGAACTCGTTTCACGGTGTCGATCAGACGACGCGCAATCCCCACCTTGAGGTGCACACGGAAAGCTCGGTTGATGCGACATGGGTTGTGGACACCGAGAAAAACCTGCCGTTCGGAGGGCCCGCACGCCACATTGACACGCTGGTTCCGATCAATGCGATCAAGAACGGGTCGAATAGTGCCGTGTTCGTCCAGCCCTATGCGGTTCCTGAACAGGGGGCGGATGAGGATGAGTTCCACATCATTTGGCCGGAACCCGTGAAAGGGGAAATCCGCTATTCCGTGCGAATGGATGATCCGTCTTAG
- a CDS encoding DUF4864 domain-containing protein has product MKHLLILVALCLPAPSLAQDTSIEDVIRNQLQSFNDRDIAGAWEHASPFIKGTFGTPENFARMVENGYPMVWDNTDVRFLDRNELENLTRQEVQIQGPDGVFYILDYQMIETPEGWQINGVYVIPAPEIVS; this is encoded by the coding sequence GTGAAACACCTTCTTATTCTAGTTGCATTGTGTTTGCCTGCCCCTTCGCTGGCGCAAGACACCAGCATCGAAGACGTTATCCGCAACCAACTACAATCCTTTAATGATCGGGATATTGCGGGTGCATGGGAACATGCCAGCCCCTTCATCAAGGGCACGTTTGGCACGCCTGAAAACTTCGCCCGAATGGTGGAAAACGGGTATCCGATGGTCTGGGACAACACGGATGTGCGGTTTCTGGATCGCAACGAGCTTGAAAATCTGACCCGTCAGGAAGTCCAAATTCAGGGGCCAGATGGAGTGTTCTATATTCTTGATTATCAGATGATTGAGACACCGGAGGGCTGGCAGATCAACGGCGTGTATGTGATCCCAGCGCCGGAGATCGTTTCCTAA
- a CDS encoding lysine--tRNA ligase — translation MSNLRDAGMTSKAWPFVEARTLLKRIEKSGKDHVLFETGYGPSGLPHIGTFGEVSRTTMVRRAFEVISDIPTRLVCFSDDLDGMRKVPSNVPNPERLEQYMQMPLTAVPDPFDKYESFGHHNNAMLRRFLDTFGFEYEFISGKEYYESGKFDAVLLRALERYDDVMAVMLKSLREERRETYSIFLPMHPESGRVMYVPMKSVDAKAGTVTFDDETGKEFTVPVTGGNVKLQWKPDFGARWASLDVDFEMYGKDHSTNTPIYDRICEILGGKKPEHFSYELFLDDQGHKISKTSGNGVSIDEWLTYASTESLSYFMYLKPKTAKRMHFDVIPKAVDEYHQQLRAYPTQDDAGKLNNPVFHIHGENVPTSTMVVPFSMLLNLASVSQASDKDKLWAFIQRYAPDASPKTNPDLDAAAGFAVRYYKDFVEPGKVFRLPDDQERGALEALVTALKSEEAALTVIAQKNAQEGKDTPLPEVNWTNDEFLQSIVFAVGKVHGFDPLRAWFSCLYEVLLGAKQGPRFGGFIALYGVEESIALIESGLAGELVS, via the coding sequence ATGAGCAATTTGCGCGATGCGGGCATGACGTCCAAAGCTTGGCCCTTTGTAGAGGCACGCACGCTGCTCAAACGGATTGAAAAATCCGGCAAGGACCATGTTTTGTTTGAAACGGGTTACGGCCCATCAGGTCTGCCCCATATCGGGACATTCGGTGAGGTGAGCCGCACCACAATGGTGCGCCGTGCGTTTGAAGTGATTTCGGACATTCCGACGCGTCTGGTTTGTTTTTCCGACGATCTGGATGGCATGCGTAAGGTGCCGAGCAACGTGCCAAACCCAGAGCGCCTTGAGCAGTATATGCAGATGCCGCTGACAGCCGTTCCGGATCCGTTTGATAAGTATGAAAGCTTTGGCCACCACAACAACGCGATGTTGCGCCGCTTCCTGGATACGTTCGGGTTTGAGTACGAGTTCATCTCTGGCAAGGAATACTACGAGTCCGGCAAGTTTGACGCCGTGCTGTTGCGTGCGCTTGAACGCTACGATGACGTGATGGCGGTTATGCTGAAATCCCTGCGCGAAGAGCGTCGCGAGACCTATTCGATCTTTTTGCCGATGCACCCTGAGTCTGGCCGCGTAATGTATGTTCCGATGAAATCCGTGGATGCCAAAGCCGGCACCGTGACGTTTGACGACGAAACCGGCAAGGAATTCACGGTTCCTGTGACGGGTGGCAATGTAAAATTGCAGTGGAAACCGGATTTTGGTGCGCGCTGGGCAAGCCTTGACGTGGACTTTGAGATGTATGGCAAGGATCACTCTACCAACACGCCGATCTATGACCGTATCTGCGAGATTTTGGGTGGCAAGAAGCCTGAGCATTTCAGCTATGAGTTGTTCTTGGATGACCAAGGTCACAAGATTTCCAAAACGTCCGGAAACGGGGTCAGCATTGATGAGTGGCTGACCTATGCCAGCACTGAATCCCTGTCGTACTTCATGTACCTGAAGCCGAAGACAGCCAAGCGGATGCACTTCGATGTGATCCCGAAGGCCGTTGACGAGTATCACCAGCAGCTGCGTGCTTATCCAACGCAAGACGATGCGGGTAAGTTGAACAACCCTGTCTTCCACATCCACGGTGAGAACGTTCCGACGTCGACGATGGTAGTGCCGTTTTCCATGTTGCTTAACCTCGCGTCTGTTTCGCAGGCCAGTGACAAGGACAAGCTATGGGCGTTCATCCAGCGTTATGCGCCTGATGCATCCCCTAAGACGAATCCTGATCTGGACGCCGCGGCTGGTTTCGCGGTGCGTTACTACAAAGACTTCGTTGAGCCGGGCAAAGTGTTCCGTCTGCCAGACGATCAGGAACGCGGTGCGCTTGAGGCGTTGGTGACTGCGTTGAAATCCGAAGAGGCGGCGTTGACCGTTATTGCGCAAAAGAACGCGCAAGAGGGTAAGGACACGCCGCTGCCAGAGGTGAACTGGACCAACGACGAGTTCTTGCAGTCGATCGTGTTTGCGGTTGGCAAAGTGCATGGGTTTGACCCGCTGCGCGCTTGGTTCTCTTGCCTGTACGAAGTGCTGCTTGGTGCGAAACAAGGGCCACGTTTTGGCGGGTTCATCGCGCTTTACGGCGTCGAAGAAAGCATTGCGTTGATCGAAAGTGGTTTGGCTGGCGAGTTGGTTTCTTAA
- a CDS encoding tellurite resistance TerB family protein, which produces MSDTPSLTAQDALCAVMIAVSASDENIRTAELVKITNIINNLPVFAEYDADHVPRVSQTVLDLFDQEDGLDALFGLIRDTLPERLNETAYALACDVAAADGEIAQSELRMLEEMRYELNIDRLHAAAIERGARARHMTL; this is translated from the coding sequence ATGTCCGATACGCCATCCCTTACCGCCCAAGACGCGCTATGCGCCGTGATGATCGCGGTTTCTGCCAGCGACGAAAACATCCGCACGGCTGAATTGGTGAAGATCACAAACATTATCAATAACTTGCCAGTGTTTGCGGAATACGACGCCGACCATGTTCCGCGCGTTTCACAAACGGTATTGGACCTGTTTGACCAAGAAGACGGTCTGGACGCACTGTTCGGCCTTATCCGCGACACCCTGCCAGAACGCCTGAACGAAACCGCCTATGCGCTGGCCTGTGATGTGGCGGCCGCTGATGGTGAAATCGCGCAATCCGAACTGCGGATGCTCGAGGAAATGCGGTACGAGCTGAACATCGACCGTCTGCACGCCGCAGCGATTGAACGCGGCGCCCGTGCGCGGCACATGACGCTCTAA
- the dacB gene encoding D-alanyl-D-alanine carboxypeptidase/D-alanyl-D-alanine endopeptidase: MSVKFSRRAVLGGLLSTAAGAALAEAPLSSLRPNARSGVAPVSEVNVALETSPIPRIAPRMRATLEQIVASADLDGTVGVVLTDARTGEVIEQIDGDVALPPASVTKAVTALYALDALGGAFRFITRLFATGPVEGGVLRGDLILAGGGDPTLSADHLAELAEALKAAGVNEITGKFLCWRGALPYAEEIEPSQLDHLGYNPAVSGLNLNFNRVHFEWKRVDGSWQTTMDARTETRVPRVYMANVRIVDRGSPVFATDGPDSWSVARSALGNGGSRWMPVRQPALYAGDVFQTLAREVGVPLPAPEVVDDLPEGTEIAQHSSATLRVILQEMLLYSTNLTAEICGLAATQARYRTSLVIESSAAQMTRWLGETYGIEGRFVDHSGLSDANRVSASDMVKVMQAVGADGPLRPILRRIPMRDADNDRIENFPNEVRAKTGTLNFVSSLAGYVETADGSDVTFAIIAANLERREQGKAAGDEVPAGSIEWNRRAKRLQQVLLQRWSLTYDDDRPYSQGVDIDAQLEVPAN, from the coding sequence ATGTCAGTGAAGTTTTCCCGTCGCGCTGTTTTGGGTGGTTTGTTGTCGACAGCAGCAGGTGCCGCCTTGGCCGAAGCGCCGTTGTCTTCATTGCGCCCGAATGCGCGATCTGGTGTCGCGCCGGTTAGCGAGGTGAATGTTGCGCTTGAGACCAGCCCGATCCCACGTATTGCGCCAAGGATGCGCGCCACGCTTGAGCAGATTGTTGCTTCGGCTGATCTGGATGGCACGGTCGGCGTTGTGCTGACAGATGCGCGCACGGGTGAGGTGATTGAGCAGATTGATGGCGATGTGGCCTTGCCACCGGCCAGCGTTACCAAGGCCGTAACCGCGCTATACGCGCTGGATGCGTTGGGCGGCGCGTTCCGGTTTATCACGCGCCTGTTTGCTACAGGACCCGTTGAAGGTGGGGTTTTACGTGGTGATTTGATTTTGGCAGGTGGCGGCGATCCGACGCTTTCTGCGGATCACCTTGCAGAACTGGCTGAGGCGCTGAAAGCGGCTGGCGTGAACGAAATCACGGGCAAGTTCCTTTGCTGGCGCGGTGCGCTGCCCTACGCCGAAGAGATCGAGCCGAGCCAGCTGGACCATTTGGGATATAACCCTGCCGTCAGCGGGCTGAACCTAAACTTCAATCGCGTGCATTTTGAATGGAAACGGGTGGACGGCAGTTGGCAGACGACGATGGATGCCCGTACAGAAACCCGGGTGCCGCGCGTCTACATGGCTAATGTGCGTATTGTTGATCGCGGTTCGCCTGTGTTTGCAACCGATGGCCCAGATAGTTGGTCCGTTGCGAGATCAGCGCTTGGGAACGGTGGTTCGCGTTGGATGCCTGTGCGCCAGCCTGCGTTATATGCTGGCGATGTATTTCAAACGCTTGCACGTGAGGTTGGGGTGCCTTTGCCTGCGCCAGAAGTGGTCGATGATCTGCCGGAAGGCACTGAAATCGCGCAGCATAGCAGCGCGACTTTGCGGGTGATACTGCAGGAAATGTTGCTTTATTCCACGAATTTGACGGCTGAAATCTGCGGATTGGCTGCGACGCAAGCGCGGTATCGCACGTCTTTGGTAATCGAAAGTTCGGCTGCGCAAATGACACGTTGGTTGGGGGAAACCTACGGCATTGAGGGCCGTTTCGTTGACCATTCTGGGCTAAGTGACGCGAACCGTGTGAGTGCATCCGATATGGTGAAGGTCATGCAGGCCGTTGGGGCAGATGGGCCGCTACGTCCGATTTTGCGGCGCATCCCGATGCGGGATGCTGACAATGACCGGATTGAGAACTTCCCGAACGAAGTGCGTGCAAAGACCGGAACGCTGAATTTTGTAAGCAGTTTGGCGGGCTATGTTGAAACGGCTGATGGGTCCGATGTTACGTTCGCGATTATTGCGGCCAACCTTGAGAGACGCGAACAGGGTAAGGCTGCGGGCGACGAAGTTCCTGCCGGATCAATTGAGTGGAACCGTCGCGCCAAGCGGTTGCAGCAGGTGTTGCTGCAACGTTGGAGCCTGACGTACGACGACGACCGCCCGTATTCACAAGGCGTTGATATTGATGCGCAATTGGAAGTTCCGGCGAATTAG
- a CDS encoding nicotinate-nucleotide adenylyltransferase, with translation MQRNRMPYAPAGQVVGLLGGSFDPAHDGHVHITKAAMERFGLDRVWWLVSPANPLKTRGPAPIEDRVARAQDVMQHPRVTVTDIETQLGTRYTAKTIAALQRLYPDVRFVWLMGADNLTQFHLWQDWQDIMARVPVGVLARPGDRISARLSRAARIYRDERLIGRAARLLGQTQAPSWAFTNLPMSQSSSTAIRATGTWGADADKDTSKSK, from the coding sequence ATGCAACGTAATCGGATGCCATATGCGCCCGCCGGACAAGTGGTGGGATTGCTGGGAGGGTCGTTTGACCCGGCCCATGATGGGCATGTGCATATCACCAAAGCAGCGATGGAGCGGTTTGGTCTGGATCGCGTTTGGTGGCTTGTAAGCCCTGCTAATCCGTTGAAAACACGTGGACCGGCGCCGATCGAAGACCGTGTCGCAAGGGCGCAGGACGTCATGCAGCACCCAAGGGTGACGGTGACTGACATCGAGACGCAGTTGGGCACACGCTACACAGCGAAGACGATTGCCGCTTTGCAACGCCTTTATCCTGATGTCCGATTTGTATGGCTGATGGGGGCGGATAACCTGACGCAATTCCATTTGTGGCAGGATTGGCAAGATATAATGGCGCGCGTCCCCGTTGGTGTTTTGGCGCGACCGGGGGATCGGATTTCGGCGCGTCTGTCACGGGCGGCGCGAATTTATCGCGATGAACGGCTAATCGGGCGGGCTGCGCGGCTTTTGGGGCAAACACAGGCGCCAAGTTGGGCCTTTACGAATTTGCCGATGTCGCAATCGTCATCAACCGCGATCCGTGCGACAGGGACTTGGGGCGCAGATGCCGATAAAGATACATCAAAGAGTAAATAA